ACCAGGCGGCCTTGCCGTTGCCGCGCAATGCCAGGTGGCCGGCCGGATCCAGGTTGTTGGGGCCGGTCAGGCCGGTGAAGGCGATGTTCCAGCCGCCCTTGCCCGGCGCATCCTGGTTGTTGCGCCGTTGCACGGCGGTGCCCCAGTCCATGGTCTGCACGTCGACGTTCAGGCCGATGCGCTTGAACAGGTCCGCGGTGACCAGCGCCGCCGCATGGTAGTCGGGGAAGTCGGCCGGATCGATCAGCACGATGGGTTCGCCCTTGTAGCCGGCGGCCTTGATGTCGGCGCGTACCTTGTCCAGGTTGCGCTTGCCGGTCAGCTTGTCCATGCCGGCCTCGGTCGCCATCGGCGTACCGGGGACGAAAACGCCCATGCGGTCGGTCCAGTACTCCTTGAAATCCGACCCGTTGATGGCCGTCATGTAGTCGGTCTGGTTGATCGACGCCAGCACCGCCCGGCGCATCAGCACGTTGTTGAACGGCGGCTGCAGGTGGTTGAAGCGCAGGATGGCGACGGTGGGCAGGCTGCGCTTGAGCAGGGTGATCGACGGATCGGCCTTCAGCGCGCCGATAAAGTCCTTGTCCACGGCTTCCACGCCGTCGACCTCATGCGCCTGCAGGGCGGCAATGGCGGTGGCGCGGTCAGGCACGACGTTCCAGCGCACTTCGTCCATATAGGCGACCTTCGGCCCGGCGCTGAACTGCGGCGGGAAGCTGTCCTTGCGCGGCACGTAGCCGGCGAACTTTTCGTAGACCACGCGCGAGCCCGACACCCATTGGTCGCGCATGAAGCGGAAGGGGCCGCTGCCTATCATTTCCGTGACCGGCTTGTCCTCCGGCCCCTTGGCCAGGCGCTCGGGCATGATGGCCGCCATGCTGCCGGTCTGGCGCCCCAGCGCGTGCAGCAGCAGGGGGAAAGGGTGTTTCAGCTTGAACTGGAGCTGCTTGTCGTTGAGCGCGGTGAGCTCCGCGGTGGCGGCCATCAGCGACTTGCCCATCAGGTCGCGCTGCGCCCAGCGACGCAGGCTGGCCACCGCATCCTGCGCCCGCACCGGCGATCCGTCATGGAACACCAGCTGGTCGCGCAGGGTGATCACCCAACGCAACTGGTCGGCGTCCATTTCATGGCCGGCCGCCATCTGCGGGTGCGGCTGGTACTCGTTGTCCATGCCGTACAGGGTGTCGAACACCATCTGCGCATGGTTCTGCGTGATGGTGGCGGTCGTGAACGTGGGATCGAGCAGCGTCAGGTCCGTCTGCGGAACCCAGCGGAATTCGACGCGTGGCGCCGCGCGCAGGTAGCCCGGCAAGGCCAGGCTGGCCGCGCTGGCGGACGTGGTGATCAGGAAGGTTCTACGGTCCATGTGTGGCTCCCGTTCTCAAGAGATGAATGCGCTCAATACAGGCCCCCGACCTTGTGGCGGGCGACATAGTGTCCCGGGCCGACCTGCTCCAGCGGCGGCACGTCCGGCTCGTAGTCCAGCGGACGGACCGGGCTGGGCAGTTCGGCGTTGTCCAGGCGGACCTCGCGCCGGCGCCGGGGATCGGGCACCGGCACGGCGTGCATCAGCTTGCGCGTGTAGGGATGACGCGGGTCTTCGAAAACGGCCTGGCGCGGGCCGATTTCGACGATCTGGCCCAGGTACATCACGGCCACGCGATGGCTGACGCGCTCGACGACGGCCATGTCGTGCGAGATGAACAGATAGGAGACGCCCAGCTCGCGCTGCAGGTCGATCAGCAGATTGACGATCTGCGCCTGGATGGAGACGTCCAGCGCGGATACCGATTCGTCGGCGATCAGCACGCGCGGGTTCACCGACAGCGCGCGG
This genomic interval from Bordetella genomosp. 8 contains the following:
- a CDS encoding ABC transporter substrate-binding protein → MDRRTFLITTSASAASLALPGYLRAAPRVEFRWVPQTDLTLLDPTFTTATITQNHAQMVFDTLYGMDNEYQPHPQMAAGHEMDADQLRWVITLRDQLVFHDGSPVRAQDAVASLRRWAQRDLMGKSLMAATAELTALNDKQLQFKLKHPFPLLLHALGRQTGSMAAIMPERLAKGPEDKPVTEMIGSGPFRFMRDQWVSGSRVVYEKFAGYVPRKDSFPPQFSAGPKVAYMDEVRWNVVPDRATAIAALQAHEVDGVEAVDKDFIGALKADPSITLLKRSLPTVAILRFNHLQPPFNNVLMRRAVLASINQTDYMTAINGSDFKEYWTDRMGVFVPGTPMATEAGMDKLTGKRNLDKVRADIKAAGYKGEPIVLIDPADFPDYHAAALVTADLFKRIGLNVDVQTMDWGTAVQRRNNQDAPGKGGWNIAFTGLTGPNNLDPAGHLALRGNGKAAWWGWPDSPKLEQLRQDWFNAPDLATQKKICEQIQLQVIEDVPYVPLGASYQVSAYGAEWKDFQPQLPLFYTARKA